In the Leptospira terpstrae serovar Hualin str. LT 11-33 = ATCC 700639 genome, TTCATACTCTAGAATTTCTTTTCGTTTGAGCATTGTCCTTCTGGTTTCTTCAAAATCAGAAAGTTTTTGTTTCCAATGTCTATATTGTTGTAATGCCGATTTAAATTTGAACTTTAGGGATTCTAAATTGCCGTATCTGTCTAAAAATTCCAATTGGTTGGATTTTTCGAGAAGGAAGAGTTGTTCGTTTTGGCAATGGATCTCGGCCATAGATTTTCCAAGTTCTCTTAGGTGTGTGGTGGATGCCAAACTCTCTCCAATTTTCACACGAGCCTTTCCATCTTTCATCAGTTCTTTGGTAATGACAATTTCATCCCCGGTGTAACGAAATCCCTGTTCCATTAAGTAGTCTTTCGCTAGGTTTTGACCAGTAAGAGAAAGCACTGCCTGTAAGGAATACCTCTCCTTACCTTGGCGGATATTCGCAGTCGAACAACGTCCCCCAAACAGGGAAGCCAATGCATCGAAAATTAAGGATTTTCCGGCACCGGATTCACCAGTAAAGACAGTAAGACCATCCGAAAGGGAAAGTTCTAGGGATTCGAAGAGTGCAAAATCTTTAATTTTCAAATGTGTGATCATATAGACTCCTGTTTGCTACACATACAATTACTACTTAACAAATAAGTAGTCAACGAAATTTTTTAGAAAAATACAAAAAACGAAATTTCTCTCTCTTTCCATTTTGAAACTCTGGTGGAAGAGGCCCCTATGAAAGATTTAGAAGGAAAAATTCACCTTGTCTCGAGCCTTCCGCTGTTTAGAAGTCTCTCCCGAAAAGAAAAGATTTGGGTGGCCGAATCGGTTCATATAGTCGAATCCGAAAGGGAAGAAATTTTATTCACTGCGGGAGACGGGGATCGAAGTTTATTTCTCATTCTATCTGGTGGGATCAAATTGTTTCTGCCCAAAAAAGGGGAAGGAAAACGTGAAGAAGAAGTTCAATATCTCAAAAAAGGAGAATACTTTGGGATTCAATCCTTACTCACCGGTGAAAAACATAGTCATACTGCTGTTACAGTTACCGAATCGAGATTTCTCGTTTTATCCCAAGCCGGATTCCAAAAACTAATCCAGAAAATTCCTTATCTATCGATTACTTTTTCCAAAATGCTAACCAAGTCTCTTCGGGGAGAGCTCCTTGGAGGACGCGAATACTTTCGTAATTCAGTAGTTTGTCTTGTACATTCCGACCCAATAGCAAAGGATCGTTTGGCTTCGGAATTGGTTTCTTCCATCGAAGAAGAGTCCGGGAAAAAATCTGTCATTCTCCACTTTGCCCAAAACGGACAAACAGAAAATCCTTATGTAAAATCTTATAAATTCAAAGATTCCGATCGCATCAAAGAAACTTTAGGCAAACACTACGCAAGCCATTCCTTTATCTTTTTGGAAGTGTTTCCGGATACGGAGGAAGATTTAAAACAACTGTTAATCGAAGAATCTGACCATATTGAAAACTACCTTTCCCCCGATAAAAAAATTAATCTTTGTGATTCTATAACTAGTGAATCCAAAGAAAACGAAATTCTTTATCATGAAACCAATATCAGAGATGTATTGGATCATGGAAAATGGGAAATCCATATCAGAAGAAAGGCAAGAGAACTGTCTGGAGTACAAATTGGAGTGGCACTCGGTGGGGGTGCAGCCTTGGGTCTTGCTCAAGTGGGAATCATGAAGGTAATGGAAGAGGAAGGAATCATTCCCGACATGATTGCAGGAACGAGTATCGGTGCAGTCATTGGTGCTTTTTGGGCCAGTGGTTTAGGTTACAAAGGAATCTTACCACTCCTCGGTGAAATCGATAGCATTTTCAAAATGTTCAAACTCGTTGATTTATCTTTTCCTGGCCAAGGACTTTTACATGGAAAACATGTTAGGTCTCTTCTCGAAAAATATCTTGGAGATTTGTATTTTGAAGATCTTCCTATTAAACTAAGACTCATCAGCTGTGATATTTCCACAAGACAGGAGATTGTTCTCTCAGAAGGAAAAGTCCTCGATGCGGTTATGGCAAGTATTTCTATCCCTGGTGTGTTTGTACCGCAACCCCAAGAAAACGGAAAAACTTACGTGGACGGCGGGATCGTGAATCCACTCCCCGTTTCTGCTCTGACCCATGAAGGGGTTCAAAAGATCATTGCTATCAATTCTATGCCGAGTTCCAAAGATGAAATGAAAACAAACAAACTACTTAATTTGAATGTTTTGGATATCATTGTGAATAGTTTATACTCCCTCCAATACCGAATTGGAAAGTATAGCGCCCAGGAAGCAGATGTGTATTTAAATCCAATTCTTCCCAACTCGAATTGGTTTGAATTTTGGCGAAGTAGTGAATTCATACAACTGGGAGAAACAGTTGCCAAAAGTTCACTACAAGAACTCAAACAATTGTTTAGCGAAAAAAATTAGTCTCTATCGGGAGATAAAATGACTATATTAAAGGGATTACGTTCGTTTCTTTCTGATTCTGGGATGGATTCCGAAAACCGAAGGGCTCCAGTAATTACAGTGCCTGTCGTGAGACCTGCAAAAATTCCTTCTTTTTCATAAAGGTCAGCTTGCAGGTGTAAGGCTTCATCCTTGGTAACATGAAAGTAATGATCTATTAGTTTCGGATCATAAACTGCCGGAAGTTGGATTCTTTCCCTTTCTTTAGGATTGTCTGTTTTTCCATATTCCATAAAGGGGGAATTTTGTTTTCCCGCAATGATGACTTTGACTCGACGGTCTTGTGACTTTAAAAAACGACCGATTCCTGTAATCGCACCACCTGATCCAGGCGCAGAAATCACAGCTCCTACTTTTCCTTGGAGGTCTCTCCAAATTTCAGGTCCTGTTGTCTTAAAATGAAAATTAGGATTTGCGGGATTGGATGCTTCATCGGGAATCCATCCACCTAACTTTTTTGCTTTTTCTTCAGCAAGTTCTGACAATCTACCTAAATCTGATTCATTGGTGACAGTAACTTCGGCTCCATAACTACGTAACAACTGAATGCGCTCAGGTGGAGTATGAAGAGGAACCAAACAAAATACAGGATAACCTTTTACTTTACCAATCCAAGTAAAACTAACAGAAGAAGAACCTGCTCCGACAAGGACTACCGACATCCCCTTCTTAAGTTTTCCTCTCCTTTCCGCATCCAAATACATTGCAATGGCAGTTCGGTCTTTTGCTGAACCAGTAGGATTTAAAAATTCAGCTTTGAGATAAAACTGCACCCCCGTATATTCTGAACCAATTCGATTCAATCGAATTAGCGGGGTGTTTCCAATCAATTGAAGGATATTATCATGAATCGGTTTTGCAACGGAAAGTTCCTTTCCAAAGATACCTTGTACATTGTTGAGCGCCTGCAACAGACTGTTGCCCAAGTCATCGATGCCTTTGGAAATTGGATCTATCATTATTTTACTTTTATCAGTTCCACATCAAAAATCAAAGTTGAATTAGCAGGAATAGGACCTATGGCACGGGCACCATATCCGAACTGAGGAGGAATGGTTAATTTTCGTTTTCCACCTTCTTTCATTCCTACAATCCCACGTTCCCAACCTTGGATCACTTGTCCTTGGCCCAATTGGAAACTAAAAGGTTCCCCACGATCCACGGAAGAATCAAATACCTTACCATTGGTCAACTTACCTGTATAGTGAACCACAACCGTAGTTCCGCGAAT is a window encoding:
- a CDS encoding cyclic nucleotide-binding and patatin-like phospholipase domain-containing protein, whose translation is MKDLEGKIHLVSSLPLFRSLSRKEKIWVAESVHIVESEREEILFTAGDGDRSLFLILSGGIKLFLPKKGEGKREEEVQYLKKGEYFGIQSLLTGEKHSHTAVTVTESRFLVLSQAGFQKLIQKIPYLSITFSKMLTKSLRGELLGGREYFRNSVVCLVHSDPIAKDRLASELVSSIEEESGKKSVILHFAQNGQTENPYVKSYKFKDSDRIKETLGKHYASHSFIFLEVFPDTEEDLKQLLIEESDHIENYLSPDKKINLCDSITSESKENEILYHETNIRDVLDHGKWEIHIRRKARELSGVQIGVALGGGAALGLAQVGIMKVMEEEGIIPDMIAGTSIGAVIGAFWASGLGYKGILPLLGEIDSIFKMFKLVDLSFPGQGLLHGKHVRSLLEKYLGDLYFEDLPIKLRLISCDISTRQEIVLSEGKVLDAVMASISIPGVFVPQPQENGKTYVDGGIVNPLPVSALTHEGVQKIIAINSMPSSKDEMKTNKLLNLNVLDIIVNSLYSLQYRIGKYSAQEADVYLNPILPNSNWFEFWRSSEFIQLGETVAKSSLQELKQLFSEKN
- a CDS encoding PLP-dependent cysteine synthase family protein translates to MIDPISKGIDDLGNSLLQALNNVQGIFGKELSVAKPIHDNILQLIGNTPLIRLNRIGSEYTGVQFYLKAEFLNPTGSAKDRTAIAMYLDAERRGKLKKGMSVVLVGAGSSSVSFTWIGKVKGYPVFCLVPLHTPPERIQLLRSYGAEVTVTNESDLGRLSELAEEKAKKLGGWIPDEASNPANPNFHFKTTGPEIWRDLQGKVGAVISAPGSGGAITGIGRFLKSQDRRVKVIIAGKQNSPFMEYGKTDNPKERERIQLPAVYDPKLIDHYFHVTKDEALHLQADLYEKEGIFAGLTTGTVITGALRFSESIPESERNERNPFNIVILSPDRD
- a CDS encoding FKBP-type peptidyl-prolyl cis-trans isomerase encodes the protein MKLFSLLIGFLFFTTGIFADELLIQDTKQGLGREAIRGTTVVVHYTGKLTNGKVFDSSVDRGEPFSFQLGQGQVIQGWERGIVGMKEGGKRKLTIPPQFGYGARAIGPIPANSTLIFDVELIKVK